From one Eucalyptus grandis isolate ANBG69807.140 chromosome 9, ASM1654582v1, whole genome shotgun sequence genomic stretch:
- the LOC104450891 gene encoding probable methyltransferase PMT25, which yields MASGNIRLFDVRKSPNYCSRLSLVVFVAFSLLAIWIFLPSSSTFPVENPNLLYQENDSLGHRVNNGSLGNTQIQSQDVPDDDKRTVKKGSEDAGEQTKVDSAKTLETDLEEKISEESTPGKTSSEKTSDKSDMTSEFDNETEDGQMNNQHKSNESREKTNMGMSNTDGGQKDGEQTLADEESDLNEKFNSSKGKDSDIDDSAEKLNTDNSLDDVQQDNKKVNQNSERVQQDQDNNSEQPAANNNLGIQERTQESNNQSENLAQTTASDGTWSTQVVESQNEKLSQQDSKEQNDYTWKVCNTTAGPDYIPCLDNVYVVRRLPSTMHFEHRERHCPEDAPTCLVPLPAGYRKPIQWPKSRDKIWFHNVPHTELAVVKGHQNWVKVTGEYLTFPGGGTQFIQGALHYIDMIQNANPAIAWGKRSRVILDVGCGVASFGGYLFERDVLTMSFAPKDVHEAQVQFALERGIPAILGVMGTKRLPFPGGVFDVIHCARCRVPWHIEGGKLLLELNRVLRPGGYFLWSATPIYRRDQEDIGIWKEMSKLTMAMCWDLVMIKKDKLNKVAIAMYRKPTSNECYEKRPQNEPPLCDNFDDPNSAWNVTLQACMHKVPVDMSKRGSNWPEKWPIRLEKPPYWLNELGVYGKPGQEDFTADYEHWKDIVSQTYMNGIGVSWSSIRNIMDMRAVYGGFAAALKDLKVWVMNVIPIESPDTLPIIYERGLFGMHHDWCESFNTYPRSYDLLHADNLFSSLKKRCNLMPVFAEVDRILRPEGILIVRDNAATIAEIESIAKSLQWDVRFTDSKDNEGLLSVQKTFWRPLDVETITSAIA from the exons ATGGCTTCAGGAAACATTCGTCTATTTGATGTGCGGAAATCACCAAACTACTGTTCAAGGCTTTCTTTAGTTGTGTTTGTTGCTTTTAGTTTATTAGCAATCTGGATTTTCCTGCCATCATCTTCCACATTTCCAGTTGAGAATCCGAACTTACTATATCAAGAGAATGATAGTTTGGGACACAGAGTAAATAATGGAAGCTTGGGGAATACTCAGATTCAAAGCCAGGATGTTCCAGATGATGATAAAAGGACAGTTAAAAAGGGTTCAGAAGATGCAGGTGAGCAAACCAAGGTTGATTCTGCTAAGACACTGGAGACTGACCTGGAAGAGAAAATATCAGAAGAGAGCACTCCTGGGAAGACTTCCTCTGAGAAAACTTCTGACAAATCTGATATGACTTCTGAATTTGACAATGAAACTGAGGATGGACAGATGAATAACCAACACAAGAGCAATGAGAGTAGAGAGAAAACAAATATGGGAATGAGCAATACTGATGGAGGTCAAAAGGATGGAGAGCAAACATTGGCTGATGAAGAATCTGATTTGAATGAAAAGTTCAATagctcaaaaggaaaagattctGACATAGATGATAGTGCCGAAAAACTGAACACTGATAATAGCTTAGATGACGTTCAGCAGGACAATAAAAAGGTCAACCAGAATAGTGAGAGGGTCCAGCAAGATCAAGACAATAATTCTGAACAACCTGCTGCTAACAATAACCTAGGAATCCAGGAAAGAACTCAGGAATCTAATAATCAGTCTGAAAATTTGGCTCAAACAACTGCTTCAGACGGCACTTGGTCAACTCAAGTGGTGGAGTCCCAAAATGAGAAGCTGTCACAACAAGAttcaaaggaacaaaatgaCTACACCTGGAAAGTTTGTAACACCACGGCTGGGCCAGACTACATCCCTTGCCTCGACAATGTGTATGTTGTTAGAAGGCTTCCTAGTACAATGCATTTTGAACATCGAGAGAGGCACTGCCCTGAAGATGCTCCTACGTGTCTTGTTCCTCTACCTGCAGGATACAGGAAGCCAATTCAATGGCCCAAAAGCAGGGATAAG ATATGGTTCCACAATGTTCCACATACTGAGCTTGCTGTAGTCAAAGGACATCAAAATTGGGTTAAAGTTACTGGTGAATATCTTACATTTCCTGGTGGTGGAACTCAATTTATTCAGGGTGCTCTCCACTATATTGATATGATTCAAAAT GCAAATCCTGCTATTGCATGGGGGAAGAGAAGCCGGGTGATATTAGATGTCGGATGCGGTGTAGCCAGTTTCGGAGGTTATTTATTTGAAAGGGATGTTCTTACAATGTCTTTTGCTCCCAAAGATGTGCATGAAGCTCAAGTTCAATTTGCACTTGAACGTGGTATTCCAGCCATACTTGGGGTTATGGGAACCAAGAGGCTACCATTTCCCGGTGGTGTTTTTGATGTTATCCACTGTGCCCGCTGTAGAGTCCCTTGGCATATTGAAG GTGGCAAACTTCTCTTGGAGCTCAACCGTGTCCTACGACCAGGTGGTTACTTTCTTTGGTCTGCTACTCCAATTTATCGAAGGGACCAAGAAGACATTGGCATTTGGAAAG AAATGTCCAAACTGACTATGGCTATGTGCTGGGATCTTGTCATGATTAAAAAGGACAAACTGAATAAAGTCGCCATTGCAATGTACAGGAAACCAACATCTAATGAGTGCTATGAAAAGAGACCACAAAATGAGCCTCCACTCTGTGATAATTTCGATGATCCTAACTCAGCTTG GAATGTGACGCTGCAAGCCTGCATGCATAAAGTGCCTGTGGACATGTCAAAGCGTGGGTCCAATTGGCCTGAGAAATGGCCAATACGTTTAGAAAAACCACCATACTGGCTGAATGAACTCGGAGTATATGGCAAACCGGGCCAAGAAGATTTTACTGCTGACTACGAGCACTGGAAAGATATTGTCTCCCAAACATATATGAATGGCATTGGTGTCAGTTGGTCTTCTATCAGGAATATCATGGATATGAGAGCTGTATATGGAGG GTTTGCTGCTGCCCTCAAAGACTTGAAAGTTTGGGTGATGAATGTAATCCCGATTGAATCTCCTGACACACTTCCTATAATATATGAACGAGGTTTATTTGGCATGCACCATGATTGGTGTGAATCATTTAACACCTACCCAAGATCTTATGATCTTCTCCATGCAGATAATCTCTTCTCCAGTCTCAAAAAGag GTGCAACTTGATGCCAGTTTTTGCAGAAGTTGATCGGATTCTGAGGCCAGAAGGAATTCTCATTGTCAGGGATAATGCGGCAACTATAGCTGAGATTGAGAGTATTGCTAAATCTCTGCAATGGGATGTCAGATTCACAGACTCGAAAGACAATGAGGGGTTGCTCTCTGTTCAGAAGACATTTTGGCGTCCTTTAGATGTGGAAACAATTACTTCAGCAATTGCCTAA